TCTGCATAAAATGGCTGAatgtgtagtttagatctgtgcaaatatgttctgaaatgtgatcctTGTATGTTAGTGTTCTTGTCAATTCTTcccaaagtgtttaaaatgtgaaaaaaaaaattgcctgACAAAAAGTGCAATTGGATGTTTTTTCAAAAGCGCACAGGCCTAAAAACAagtgtataataataaataaatatatcacaCAGTATTTCTGAGGTGCCATAGCCAAGACTGATGCGGTCCTCATGATTCGCACATGACTGGAACGATGGGTATTTGAAGGGACAAGCCGCCTGCACACTTCTGTTCTCACTGTGTAACAAACTGTCAGAGAAACAACACCTATGgaattatttatgatttatttattagtttaaacTTCATTTTTATCGTGCTTTGATTTCTAAAAATGTCTGTCTGTCATTACAGCTGTGAAAAAATGTCATCGAGGAAGAAGGTGCTGTTGAAAGTCATCATTCTGGGAGACTCTGGGTAAGTCCCTGTTCTACTGTCCAGGGGTCAGAGTTCAGAGTTCAAACTGAAGGAgggaaaaggggaggagagagagatatgagcagagggaggagtcaGACACCTTTggtttaggttttatttttactcatttgtCACAGTATCAGATATCATGGTTAAATTGGTTATTGTGGTTCAGCATTATAGTCTGATTTGACAAAAGACGATAGAACAAAGTACAAAGCCAGACATAAACTAACAAGGTTTAGCCACCAACCCAGAACTACTAGTACTTTTTTTATAGttcaataatttatttttgtgagaTCCCCAAAAGTTACACAACCTTTGCCAGCGCTCTTGCTATGCCCCCTGTTAACCAATTAATTAGCTCTGTTGCATGGTAATTATATTTGTGGTGGGTAAAAGGTTACGCAAAATACACAAGCAAGGCATACTGTAGTCATGAACCTTTCAGAAGAATGCTAAAGAATGCTGAGTTACTCTTGTTAGGTTATTTTGATTCATGTGTTTCTTGCCTTGCTGTGACAAATTAATAcgcttgttgttttttcattgtgtttttcagtgtggGGAAGACTTCCCTTATGAACCAGTATGTCAACAAAAAGTTCAGTAACCAGTACAAAGCCACAATAGGAGCAGACTTCCTCACCAAGGAGGTGATGGTGGATGACCGGCTCGTTACCATGCaggtaaagaaaaaaattgaacaAAACTTTCTCAGAATACAGTGATTACAGTACTTTATAATCAGGGCCTAAGTGGAACAGTATAATTGCATGTTTAAGACATTTTAAGCAGtagaaacacctgtaactgaataaatgctagatgggtaaagcaatgacatctccaaggagacaagcaggcggtgaACCCAGCctcagtgcaccttttaaaatgtaatgtaaagccTTAAAGAAAGCCTCTTTGGATGAAGATATGATAATCCTTCTgctagtcctgaccaagcctagctcaagatcacGGTCATAGGTCCCCGGGCGTAGCATTTTTGCTGCTGTTGCTTCTGACAGGCTGCCCCATGCACtgttgaaagatgggtcaaacacagaggacaaATATCCCCAAGAGGTCAATAAAAGTGTACTGTAACCTTATCTTACCCCTATTATCTTCTTCGTTCTTCTTGCGTAGATCTGGGACACAGCAGGACAGGAGCGGTTCCAGTCTCTGGGGGTGGCGTTCTATCGTGGTGcagactgctgtgtgctggtGTTTGATGTGACCGCTCCAAACACCTTTAAGACCCTGGACTCTTGGAGGGACGAATTCCTGATCCAAGCCAGTCCCCGAGACCCCGAGAACTTTCCCTTTGTGGTGCTAGGCAACAAGATCGACCTGGAGAACAGACAGGTGGGACATGGAGTCAGGATGTGTTCAATAAAGGGGGTTATAAGATGCTtctattcaaatatttattttatagttaAATCAGTTTTGCTTTTGATTTATATCTTCTCATACCAGTCCGATcacttgtcatttttaaatgtgttttagcaCTATGAacatttcaataccacaataatgCAGTTCcccaacacaaaataatgtttgttttttaatattaccataTGGTTTTAATAGTTCTAATATagatcaaaataattcaaaaagtATTCTGGAAAGGTCCAACTTTATGATCTGTTCAGTGTTGTTAATACTTCACATGATTATCtagttttagtacatttttttgtatctttttagAAAGCATCTgggtatgattttttttttttttttttgacaaccctattagaGATGGTTGTCTGGAAAAACAAGATCAGCACTTAATAACTACCACCCTGCCATGTcagttagtttcagtttcatacaaatatgttgttttattcctctgtgtaacacattttcatttcatttatgcaAATCTTTCAGTTTTAAATCAATGGTGAGTTCAAAAGTGTGTGTAGAACTATTTAGTACTG
The sequence above is drawn from the Periophthalmus magnuspinnatus isolate fPerMag1 chromosome 5, fPerMag1.2.pri, whole genome shotgun sequence genome and encodes:
- the LOC117371699 gene encoding ras-related protein rab7-like, with product MSSRKKVLLKVIILGDSGVGKTSLMNQYVNKKFSNQYKATIGADFLTKEVMVDDRLVTMQIWDTAGQERFQSLGVAFYRGADCCVLVFDVTAPNTFKTLDSWRDEFLIQASPRDPENFPFVVLGNKIDLENRQVTTKRAQAWCQSKNNIPYFETSAKEAINVEQAFQTIARNALKQETDMSVYNEFPDQIQLGNDRAKPPAESCSC